The following coding sequences lie in one Arachis hypogaea cultivar Tifrunner chromosome 9, arahy.Tifrunner.gnm2.J5K5, whole genome shotgun sequence genomic window:
- the LOC112710062 gene encoding putative F-box/FBD/LRR-repeat protein At4g00315 isoform X1, translating to MDRISVLPEAILHDILARLPEKDAARTSVLSNEWRDTWYSFPILSIGDKIIIGSYSPQIISKLDILIGYVMRRLLKLREQSLTIKVFKLDMMPEHNKYMSHHFDLWMNMVSESCVEVLELCLLYSATYRGLPDGTEYRYDQYDLPLCVFEVRSLTKLVLKGKITLNQSFFNHSIKLFSLRTLCLRELLLEDKGIIEHLISHCPLLEDLTVYCCLVYNRKNPFRNKQFLESLFLHGLQKLKEADIQGIQEVYIDAPNLENLRYVPFPYFGSPIKLNLDSFTRLRCLRLSNTDVTDKWLLDLSHKFPFLEHLELCGCSMSDRINISSAQLMILEFTNYSDVKEVNIDAPNLLSFDYCGDHRAIISFLTSSDHLVFNASPAHEFRHGYYSLREFIQNIKPQKVLASLSLSVYHSNGIEQNCLSIQQVLSIPPSIKYLELDSSPNEALYFHYMNWLLSCCCPKTISFFFQNDRGMKPFTVFVYELLMGRKKQEWFDHFGDTKCWWHDLKIVKVTYSFSVDEKVDFKTTLNALLLPTDDPESVSFSLEL from the exons ATGGACCGAATATCTGTTCTGCCAGAAGCTATACTTCATGACATTCTTGCAAGGTTGCCAGAAAAAGATGCTGCTAGGACCAGTGTTTTGTCAAATGAATGGAGAGATACATGGTATTCATTTCCCATATTATCCATTGGCGACAAGATTATTATTGGTTCTTATAGTCCTCAGATAATTAGCAAACTAGACATACTAATTGGCTATGTCATGAGAAGATTGTTGAAGCTTCGTGAGCAAAGCTTAACAATAAAAGTATTTAAGCTCGACATGATGCCAGAACACAATAAGTATATGTCCCATCATTTTGATCTTTGGATGAACATGGTTAGCGAAAGTTGTGTGGAAGTACTTGAGCTTTGCCTCCTATACTCTGCCACCTATCGTGGACTGCCTGATGGGACGGAGTATCGATACGATCAATATGACTTACCACTTTGTGTCTTTGAAGTTAGATCTCTTACTAAGTTGGTGTTGAAAGGAAAAATAACACTTAACCAATCATTCTTCAATCATTCTATCAAGTTATTTTCACTGAGAACACTATGTTTACGTGAGCTACTCCTTGAAGATAAAGGAATTATTGAGCATCTCATTTCTCACTGTCCCCTGCTTGAAGATTTAACTGTATATTGTTGTTTAGTATATAACAGGAAGAATCCATTTCGGAACAAACAATTTCTGGAATCATTATTCCTGCATGGTCTACAAAAGCTAAAGGAAGCTGATATTCAAGGAATACAAGAGGTATATATTGATGCTCCAAATCTTGAGAACTTACGTTATGTTCCTTTCCCTTATTTTGGATCTCCGATCAAATTGAATTTAGACAGTTTCACAAGATTGAGATGTTTGCGTCTGTCGAACACTGATGTTACAGACAAGTGGTTACTCGATCTATCTCATAAATTCCCTTTCCTTGAGCATTTGGAATTGTGTGGTTGCTCTATGTCTGACAGAATTAATATTTCGAGTGCTCAACTCATGATCTTGGAGTTTACAAATTACTCTGACGTGAAGGAGGTGAATATTGATGCTCcaaatttattatcatttgaCTATTGCGGAGATCACAGAGCTATTATATCTTTCCTAACAAGTTCTGATCATTTGGTATTCAATGCCTCTCCTGCCCATGAATTTAGGCATGGTTATTATAGCTTGAGGGAATTTATCCAAAACATTAAACCACAAAAGGTTTTGGCATCACTCTCCCTCTCTGTCTATCATTCGAATGGT ATTGAACAGAATTGTCTGAGTATACAGCAAGTTTTATCCATTCCTCCTAGTATCAAATACTTGGAATTGGACTCTTCACCAAATGAGGCTCTTTATTTCCATTATATGAATTGGTTGCTCTCTTGTTGCTGTCCAAAAActatttcattcttcttccagaATGATCGTGGCATGAAACCATTCACGGTG TTTGTCTATGAGTTGCTGATGGGCAGAAAAAAGCAGGAGTGGTTTGACCATTTTGGTGATACAAAGTGTTGGTGGCATGACTTGAAGATTGTCAAGGTCACATACTCATTCAGCGTTGACGAGAAGGTTGACTTTAAGACCACGCTAAATGCATTATTATTGCCAACTGATGACCCGGAATCTGTTAGTTTTAGCTTAGAATTATAA
- the LOC112710062 gene encoding putative FBD-associated F-box protein At5g22720 isoform X2, with protein MDRISVLPEAILHDILARLPEKDAARTSVLSNEWRDTWYSFPILSIGDKIIIGSYSPQIISKLDILIGYVMRRLLKLREQSLTIKVFKLDMMPEHNKYMSHHFDLWMNMVSESCVEVLELCLLYSATYRGLPDGTEYRYDQYDLPLCVFEVRSLTKLVLKGKITLNQSFFNHSIKLFSLRTLCLRELLLEDKGIIEHLISHCPLLEDLTVYCCLVYNRKNPFRNKQFLESLFLHGLQKLKEADIQGIQEVYIDAPNLENLRYVPFPYFGSPIKLNLDSFTRLRCLRLSNTDVTDKWLLDLSHKFPFLEHLELCGCSMSDRINISSAQLMILEFTNYSDVKEVNIDAPNLLSFDYCGDHRAIISFLTSSDHLVFNASPAHEFRHGYYSLREFIQNIKPQKVLASLSLSVYHSNGFVYELLMGRKKQEWFDHFGDTKCWWHDLKIVKVTYSFSVDEKVDFKTTLNALLLPTDDPESVSFSLEL; from the exons ATGGACCGAATATCTGTTCTGCCAGAAGCTATACTTCATGACATTCTTGCAAGGTTGCCAGAAAAAGATGCTGCTAGGACCAGTGTTTTGTCAAATGAATGGAGAGATACATGGTATTCATTTCCCATATTATCCATTGGCGACAAGATTATTATTGGTTCTTATAGTCCTCAGATAATTAGCAAACTAGACATACTAATTGGCTATGTCATGAGAAGATTGTTGAAGCTTCGTGAGCAAAGCTTAACAATAAAAGTATTTAAGCTCGACATGATGCCAGAACACAATAAGTATATGTCCCATCATTTTGATCTTTGGATGAACATGGTTAGCGAAAGTTGTGTGGAAGTACTTGAGCTTTGCCTCCTATACTCTGCCACCTATCGTGGACTGCCTGATGGGACGGAGTATCGATACGATCAATATGACTTACCACTTTGTGTCTTTGAAGTTAGATCTCTTACTAAGTTGGTGTTGAAAGGAAAAATAACACTTAACCAATCATTCTTCAATCATTCTATCAAGTTATTTTCACTGAGAACACTATGTTTACGTGAGCTACTCCTTGAAGATAAAGGAATTATTGAGCATCTCATTTCTCACTGTCCCCTGCTTGAAGATTTAACTGTATATTGTTGTTTAGTATATAACAGGAAGAATCCATTTCGGAACAAACAATTTCTGGAATCATTATTCCTGCATGGTCTACAAAAGCTAAAGGAAGCTGATATTCAAGGAATACAAGAGGTATATATTGATGCTCCAAATCTTGAGAACTTACGTTATGTTCCTTTCCCTTATTTTGGATCTCCGATCAAATTGAATTTAGACAGTTTCACAAGATTGAGATGTTTGCGTCTGTCGAACACTGATGTTACAGACAAGTGGTTACTCGATCTATCTCATAAATTCCCTTTCCTTGAGCATTTGGAATTGTGTGGTTGCTCTATGTCTGACAGAATTAATATTTCGAGTGCTCAACTCATGATCTTGGAGTTTACAAATTACTCTGACGTGAAGGAGGTGAATATTGATGCTCcaaatttattatcatttgaCTATTGCGGAGATCACAGAGCTATTATATCTTTCCTAACAAGTTCTGATCATTTGGTATTCAATGCCTCTCCTGCCCATGAATTTAGGCATGGTTATTATAGCTTGAGGGAATTTATCCAAAACATTAAACCACAAAAGGTTTTGGCATCACTCTCCCTCTCTGTCTATCATTCGAATGGT TTTGTCTATGAGTTGCTGATGGGCAGAAAAAAGCAGGAGTGGTTTGACCATTTTGGTGATACAAAGTGTTGGTGGCATGACTTGAAGATTGTCAAGGTCACATACTCATTCAGCGTTGACGAGAAGGTTGACTTTAAGACCACGCTAAATGCATTATTATTGCCAACTGATGACCCGGAATCTGTTAGTTTTAGCTTAGAATTATAA